Proteins found in one Takifugu rubripes chromosome 15, fTakRub1.2, whole genome shotgun sequence genomic segment:
- the bbx gene encoding HMG box transcription factor BBX isoform X4, producing MKGGGRKEPPVGGEVTCKRPKRKCLQWHPLLSKKALDFSEEEEEEDEEELEKQAELFRQAQGSPPQCGSTTEEVEEDSNEQRARRPMNAFLLFCKRHRSLVRQEHPRLDNRGATKILADWWAVLEPKEKQKYTDMAKEYKDAFMKANPGYRWCPTTSKPVKSSPCHPVTNARKKVWSYPSSSGVAKDTTAKRVPKAESMPQFNFAMADPTKMGGLSMLLLAGEHALSNREMPSDTKPSLPDKACEGRSFPGHTEETSGTMANRVPDVAESKAKPVLPPAAESSLSAAPEGKPCRQSALFQLAEMCLASEAGKMDLVQPCPEDSSSLQLTTIKPEIKKEMADADGGPPASDSGPFSTSSTSTDTAPPPPNAQNAPVKKSKKSAGAQSHDKGETPCSAKKMHLQHAESSVEREEKPKKKPKRSSGGTNAVVSKKKKKPDVAEAEKVAEVIGGQGGANGSSLVMVKGENEAVSPKTEEAVPDLEMPDLSGSVAEAHQPPCSPADVQPKEDTQGKEASEASFENCGSRKSERRCKGALYKTLVSEGMLTSLRANIDRGKKGAFRAFDHDASDDSWTVSQMGPSNPKKPKKSKAKDESSQGLGKLEEEFERKFNSLPQYSPMTFDKKGASVTKKKTESPTAQEELFKGKKGSSPSKKKPSFPKIVFKPKHRKDKPGALEKAVAVAVAAAAAERDSILLDPPFNAKTYDPGPTVGAEAQGTTSKENLVGSQKRKARKNKIIHLVRTADGTVSLFEGDKTRDLNQEEEMKPLPQQNLCNDQGCYSISTGEEAQRSCGAPELPAFFSLAALAEVAAMENVNGAQRGLTDPQEKELGQTPLLC from the exons atgaaggggggaggaaggaaggagcccCCTGTTGGAGGGGAGGTCACGTGCAAACGGCCAAAGCGCAAATGTCTGCAGTGGCATCCTCTTCTGTCGAAGAAGGCTCTGGATTTCTccgaggaggaagaagaagaggacgaggaggagctggagaag CAGGCAGAGCTGTTCCGCCAGGCGCAGGGCTCTCCCCCCCAGTGTGGAAGCACAAccgaagaggtggaggaggactcCAACGAACAACGGGCGAGACGGCCCATGAAcgccttcctcctcttctgcaaaCGCCACCGCTCCCTGGTGCGGCAGGAGCACCCTCGCCTGGACAATCGCGGGGCCACCAAGATCTTGGCCGACTGGTGGGCGGTGCTGGAAcccaaagaaaagcagaaatacaCGGACATGGCGAAGGAG TATAAAGATGCTTTTATGAAGGCGAATCCAGGCTACAGGTGGTGTCCCACAACCAGCAAACCAGTCAAGAGCTCTCCGTGTCACCCCGTCACCAACGCCCGCAAGAAGGTTTGGTCCTACCCCTCCAGCTCCGGCGTCGCCAAGGACACCACTGCCAAGAGAGTGCCCAAAGCCGAGAGCATGCCACAGTTTAACTTCGCCATGGCAG ATCCGACAAAGATGGGAGGCCTTAGCATGCTGCTGTTAGCCGGAGAACACGCCCTCAGCAACAGAGAG ATGCCCTCCGACACAAAGCCCAGTTTACCAGACAAAGCCTGCGAGGGGCGCTCTTTTCCCGGGCACACGGAAGAG ACGTCTGGAACGATGGCGAACAGAGTGCCTGATGTGGCTGAAAGCAAGGCCAAGCCTGTCCTTCCCCCAGCAGCGGAG TCGTCTCTCTCTGCGGCACCTGAAGGAAAACCCTGCAGGCAGTCGGCGCTTTTCCAGCTCGCTGAG ATGTGTTTAGCGTCCGAAGCTGGAAAAATGGACCTCGTCCAGCCGTGTCCCGAGGACAGCTCCTCTCTACAGCTAACCACAATCAAGCCAGAGATCAAGAAGGAGATGGCCGACGCCGACGGCGGTCCTCCAGCATCCGACTCGGGTCCGTTCTCCACCTCTTCTACCTCCACCGACACCGCTCCCCCACCACCCAATGCCCAGAATGCACCTGTGAAAAAGAGCAAGAAGAGTGCGGGGGCGCAGTCACATGACAAAGGTGAAACGCCTTGCTCAGCGAAGAAGATGCACCTCCAGCACGCGGAATCAAGCgtagaaagagaagagaagcccaAGAAGAAGCCCAAGAGGAGCAGCGGTGGCACCAACGCCGTTGTgtccaaaaagaagaagaaacccgACGTTGCGGAGGCAGAGAAGGTCGCAGAGGTCATCGGTGGGCAGGGCGGAGCCAACGGTTCCTCTCTGGTGATGGTGAAGGGAGAGAACGAAGCTGTTAGTCCCAAGACGGAGGAAGCGGTGCCAGATCTGGAGATGCCAGACCTGTCGGGCAGCGTGGCGGAGGCGCACCAGCCCCCCTGTAGCCCCGCGGACGTTCAGCCTAAAGAGGACACCCAAGGGAAGGAGGCCTCCGAGGCCAGCTTTGAGAACTGTGGCTCCAGGAAGTCCGAGCGGAGATGTAAGGGCGCCCTGTACAAAACGCTTGTTTCTGAGGGAATGCTGACTTCACTCAGAGCAAATATCGACCGAG GTAAAAAAGGGGCTTTCCGGGCTTTTGACCACGACGCTAGCGATGACAGTTGGACCGTGTCTCAGATGGGACCGAGTAATCCCAAGAAGCCGAAGAAATCCAAGGCCAAAGACGAGTCTTCACAGGG GCTTGGGAAGTTGGAGGAAGAGTTTGAAAGGAAGTTTAACAGCCTGCCGCAGTACAGCCCCATGACCTTCGATAAGAAGGGCGCTTCTGTCACCAAGAAGAAGACTGAAAGCCCCACCGCCCAAGAAGAGCTCTTCAAAGGCAAGAAAG GGTCATCTCCATCTAAGAAAAAGCCTTCATTCCCCAAGATTGTTTTCAAGCCAAAACACAGAAAGGACAAACCAGGTGCACTGGAAAAAG CAGTGGCagtggcagtggcagcggcagcagccgagAGAGACTCCATCCTGCTGGATCCGCCGTTCAACGCCAAGACCTATGACCCCGGGCCCACGGTGGGTGCGGAGGCACAGGGCACCACGAGCAAGGAGAACCTAGTTGGTAGCCAGAAGAGGAAGGCCAGGAAGAACAAGATCATACACTTAGTGCGCACAGCAGATGGCACCGTGTCTCTATTTGAAG GAGATAAAACTAGGGACCTAaaccaggaagaggaaatgaagCCATTACCCCAACAGAATTTATGCAATGATCAAGGGTGCTACAGTATTtccacaggagaggaggctcaGAGGAGCTGTGGAGCGCCTGAGCTGCCTGCGTTCTTCAGCCTGGCAGCCCTCGCTGAAGTAGCTGCCATGGAGAATGTTAACGG